From Danio rerio strain Tuebingen ecotype United States chromosome 7, GRCz12tu, whole genome shotgun sequence, the proteins below share one genomic window:
- the LOC137496132 gene encoding histone H3, producing the protein MARTKQTARKSTGGKAPRKQLATKAARKSAPATGGVKKPHRYRPGTVALREIRRYQKSTELLIRKLPFQRLVREIAQDFKTDLRFQSSAVMALQEASEAYLVGLFEDTNLCAIHAKRVTIMPKDIQLARRIRGERA; encoded by the coding sequence ATGGCAAGAACCAAGCAGACCGCCCGTAAATCCACCGGAGGAAAGGCTCCGAGGAAGCAGCTCGCCACTAAAGCTGCCCGTAAAAGCGCACCAGCAACCGGCGGCGTCAAGAAGCCTCATCGTTACAGGCCTGGTACCGTGGCTCTGAGAGAGATCCGCCGTTATCAGAAGTCTACTGAGCTGCTGATCCGTAAACTGCCCTTTCAGCGTCTGGTGAGAGAAATCGCTCAAGATTTCAAGACTGATCTGCGTTTCCAGAGCTCCGCCGTCATGGCTCTGCAGGAGGCCAGCGAGGCTTACCTGGTGGGTCTGTTTGAGGACACAAACCTGTGCGCCATCCACGCTAAGAGGGTCACCATCATGCCCAAAGACATCCAGCTGGCCCGCCGCATCCGCGGAGAGCGCGCTTAA
- the si:ch73-368j24.11 gene encoding histone H1-like, giving the protein MAETAPAPAATPAKAPKKKAASKPKKTGPNVRDLIVKTVTASKERNGVSLAALKKALSAGGYDVEKNNSRVKTAVKALVTNGTLAQTKGTGASGSFKLNKKQAEPKKAAKKTAAKAKKPAAKKPAAKKSPKKAKKPAATSVKKATKSPKKAKPAAAKKATKSPKKAKKPAAAKKAAKSPKKVKAVKPKTAKPKAAKPKKAAPKKK; this is encoded by the coding sequence ATGGCTGAAACTGCTCCAGCTCCCGCTGCCACGCCGGCAAAAGCTCCTAAGAAGAAAGCGGCGTCCAAGCCCAAGAAAACGGGCCCAAATGTCCGCGACCTCATCGTCAAGACTGTGACGGCCTCCAAGGAGAGAAACGGCGTGTCTCTCGCAGCCCTGAAGAAGGCTCTCTCCGCCGGCGGATATGATGTGGAGAAGAACAACTCCCGCGTCAAAACCGCCGTCAAGGCCTTGGTGACCAACGGCACTCTGGCCCAGACCAAAGGCACAGGCGCCTCCGGTTCATTCAAGCTCAACAAGAAGCAAGCCGAGCCCAAGAAGGCAGCCAAGAAAACCGCCGCGAAAGCCAAGAAGCCGGCTGCTAAGAAACCCGCCGCTAAGAAATCTCCCAAGAAGGCGAAGAAACCGGCGGCCACATCTGTGAAGAAGGCGACAAAGAGCCCAAAGAAAGCTAAGCCAGCAGCTGCCAAGAAGGCCACCAAGAGCCCCAAGAAGGCAAAGAAACCAGCAGCTGCCAAGAAAGCAGCCAAGAGCCCCAAGAAGGTGAAGGCAGTCAAGCCCAAAACGGCCAAACCTAAGGCGGCGAAGCCTAAAAAGGCGGCTCCCAAGAAGAAGTAA
- the si:ch73-368j24.8 gene encoding histone H2B-like, with translation MPEPAKTAPKKGSKKAVTKTAGKGGKKRKRTRKESYAIYVYKVLKQVHPDTGISSKAMGIMNSFVNDIFERIAGEASRLAHYNKRSTITSREIQTAVRLLLPGELAKHAVSEGTKAVTKYTSSK, from the coding sequence ATGCCTGAACCAGCGAAGACCGCACCCAAGAAGGGCTCTAAGAAGGCGGTAACTAAAACCGCCGGCAAGGGAGGAAAGAAGCGCAAGAGGACCAGGAAGGAGAGCTATGCCATCTACGTGTATAAAGTCTTGAAGCAGGTCCATCCTGATACTGGAATCTCCTCAAAAGCGATGGGCATCATGAACTCCTTCGTCAATGACATCTTCGAGCGCATCGCCGGTGAGGCGTCTCGTCTCGCCCATTATAACAAGCGCTCCACCATCACATCGAGAGAGATCCAGACCGCCGTCCGTCTGCTGCTGCCCGGGGAACTGGCTAAACACGCAGTGTCTGAGGGCACAAAGGCCGTCACCAAGTACACTAGCTCAAAGTAA
- the LOC564610 gene encoding histone H4, translating to MSGRGKGGKGLGKGGAKRHRKVLRDNIQGITKPAIRRLARRGGVKRISGLIYEETRGVLKVFLENVIRDAVTYTEHAKRKTVTAMDVVYALKRQGRTLYGFGG from the coding sequence ATGTCTGGAAGAGGCAAAGGCGGTAAAGGATTGGGGAAAGGAGGCGCTAAGCGTCACCGAAAAGTTCTGCGTGATAACATCCAGGGAATCACCAAACCCGCCATCCGTCGTCTCGCTCGCCGTGGTGGAGTCAAGCGTATCTCCGGTCTGATTTACGAGGAGACTCGCGGTGTGTTGAAGGTGTTCCTGGAGAACGTGATCCGCGACGCTGTAACCTACACCGAGCACGCTAAGAGGAAGACCGTGACCGCCATGGATGTGGTGTACGCGCTGAAACGGCAGGGACGCACTCTGTACGGATTCGGCGGTTAA
- the si:ch73-368j24.13 gene encoding uncharacterized protein si:ch73-368j24.13 encodes MSGRGKTGGKARAKAKTRSSRAGLQFPVGRVHRLLRKGNYAQRVGAGAPVYLAAVLEYLTAEILELAGNAARDNKKTRIIPRHLQLAVRNDEELNKLLGGVTIAQGGVLPNIQAVLLPKKTEKAAKGKYKLKINMSGRGKTGGKARAKAKTRSSRAGLQFPVGRVHRLLRKGNYAQRVGAGAPVYLAAVLEYLTAEILELAGNAARDNKKTRIIPRHLQLAVRNDEELNKLLGGVTIAQGGVLPNIQAVLLPKKTEKAAKK; translated from the exons ATGAGTGGAAGAGGCAAGACCGGAGGAAAAGCCCGTGCTAAGGCTAAGACTCGCTCCTCAAGGGCTGGTCTGCAATTCCCAGTCGGCCGTGTTCACAGACTTCTTCGCAAAGGCAACTACGCTCAACGCGTCGGTGCTGGAGCTCCAGTGTATCTGGCCGCTGTGCTCGAGTATCTGACCGCTGAGATCCTGGAGTTGGCTGGAAACGCCGCTCGGGACAACAAGAAGACCCGTATTATCCCCCGACACCTTCAGCTGGCGGTGCGCAATGACGAGGAGCTGAACAAGCTTTTGGGCGGAGTAACCATCGCTCAGGGCGGCGTGCTGCCCAACATCCAGGCCGTGCTGCTGCCCAAGAAGACCGAGAAGGCCGCCAAAGGCAAATA taaattaaaaat CAACATGAGCGGAAGAGGCAAGACCGGAGGAAAAGCCCGCGCTAAGGCCAAGACTCGCTCTTCCAGGGCAGGCTTGCAGTTTCCAGTCGGTCGCGTTCACAGGCTTCTTCGCAAGGGGAACTATGCTCAGCGCGTCGGTGCTGGAGCTCCAGTGTATCTGGCCGCTGTACTCGAGTATCTGACCGCTGAGATCCTGGAGTTGGCTGGAAACGCCGCTCGGGACAACAAGAAGACCCGTATTATCCCCCGACATCTGCAGCTGGCGGTGCGTAATGATGAGGAGCTGAACAAGCTTCTGGGTGGAGTGACCATTGCTCAAGGCGGTGTGCTGCCCAACATCCAGGCCGTGTTGCTGCCTAAGAAGACCGAGAAGGCCGCCAAAAAGTAA
- the si:ch73-368j24.9 gene encoding histone H2B 1/2: protein MPEPAKTAPKKGSKKAVTKTAGKGGKKRKRTRKESYAIYVYKVLKQVHPDTGISSKAMGIMNSFVNDIFERIAGEASRLAHYNKRSTITSREIQTAVRLLLPGELAKHAVSEGTKAVTKYTSSK, encoded by the coding sequence ATGCCTGAACCAGCGAAGACTGCACCCAAGAAGGGCTCCAAAAAGGCGGTGACTAAAACCGCCGGCAAAGGAGGAAAGAAGCGTAAGAGGACCAGGAAGGAGAGCTATGCTATCTACGTGTACAAAGTGTTGAAGCAGGTCCATCCTGACACTGGAATATCCTCGAAGGCGATGGGCATCATGAACTCATTTGTTAATGACATCTTCGAGCGCATCGCCGGTGAAGCTTCCCGTCTCGCTCACTACAACAAGCGCTCCACCATCACATCGAGAGAGATCCAGACCGCCGTCCGTCTGCTGCTGCCCGGTGAGCTGGCTAAACACGCCGTGTCTGAGGGCACAAAGGCCGTCACCAAGTACACCAGCTCCAAGTAA
- the si:ch73-368j24.3 gene encoding histone H4, with the protein MSGRGKGGKGLGKGGAKRHRKVLRDNIQGITKPAIRRLARRGGVKRISGLIYEETRGVLKVFLENVIRDAVTYTEHAKRKTVTAMDVVYALKRQGRTLYGFGG; encoded by the coding sequence ATGTCTGGAAGAGGCAAAGGCGGCAAAGGACTGGGAAAAGGAGGCGCTAAGCGTCACCGTAAAGTTCTACGTGATAACATTCAGGGAATCACCAAACCCGCCATCCGTCGTCTCGCTCGACGTGGTGGAGTCAAGCGTATCTCCGGTCTGATCTACGAGGAGACCCGTGGAGTATTGAAGGTGTTCCTTGAGAACGTGATCCGTGACGCTGTTACGTACACCGAGCACGCCAAGAGGAAGACCGTGACCGCCATGGATGTGGTGTACGCGCTGAAACGACAGGGACGCACTCTGTATGGATTCGGCGGTTAA
- the si:ch73-368j24.10 gene encoding histone H2B 1/2-like, which translates to MPEPAKTAPKKGSKKAVTKTAGKGGKKRKRTRKESYAIYVYKVLKQVHPDTGISSKAMGIMNSFVNDIFERIAGEASRLAHYNKRSTITSREIQTAVRLLLPGELAKHAVSEGTKAVTKYTSSK; encoded by the coding sequence ATGCCTGAACCAGCAAAGACTGCACCCAAGAAAGGCTCTAAGAAGGCGGTGACCAAAACCGCCGGCAAAGGAGGAAAGAAACGCAAGAGGACCAGGAAGGAGAGCTATGCAATCTACGTGTACAAAGTGTTGAAGCAGGTCCATCCTGACACTGGAATCTCCTCAAAAGCGATGGGAATCATGAACTCGTTTGTTAACGATATCTTCGAACGTATCGCCGGTGAAGCTTCCCGTCTCGCTCACTACAACAAGCGCTCCACCATTACATCGAGAGAGATCCAGACCGCCGTCCGTCTGCTGCTGCCCGGGGAACTGGCTAAACACGCCGTGTCTGAGGGCACAAAGGCCGTGACTAAGTACACCAGCTCCAAGTAA
- the LOC137496133 gene encoding histone H3, whose protein sequence is MARTKQTARKSTGGKAPRKQLATKAARKSAPATGGVKKPHRYRPGTVALREIRRYQKSTELLIRKLPFQRLVREIAQDFKTDLRFQSSAVMALQEASEAYLVGLFEDTNLCAIHAKRVTIMPKDIQLARRIRGERA, encoded by the coding sequence ATGGCAAGAACCAAACAAACCGCCCGTAAATCTACCGGAGGAAAGGCTCCGAGGAAGCAGCTCGCCACTAAAGCTGCACGTAAAAGCGCACCGGCCACCGGCGGCGTCAAGAAGCCTCACCGTTACAGACCTGGAACTGTGGCTCTGAGAGAGATCCGTCGTTATCAGAAGTCCACTGAGCTGCTGATCCGCAAACTACCTTTCCAGCGTCTGGTGAGAGAAATCGCTCAAGATTTCAAGACTGATCTACGTTTCCAGAGCTCCGCTGTCATGGCCCTGCAGGAGGCCAGCGAGGCTTATCTGGTGGGTCTGTTTGAGGACACAAATCTGTGCGCCATCCACGCCAAGAGAGTCACCATCATGCCCAAAGACATCCAGCTGGCCCGCCGCATCCGCGGAGAGCGCGCTTAA
- the h2ax2 gene encoding H2A.X variant histone family member 2, with the protein MSGRGKTGGKARAKAKTRSSRAGLQFPVGRVHRLLRKGNYAERVGAGAPVYLAAVLEYLTAEILELAGNAARDNKKTRIIPRHLQLAVRNDEELNKLLGGVTIAQGGVLPNIQAVLLPKKTEKAAKK; encoded by the coding sequence ATGAGCGGAAGAGGTAAAACCGGAGGAAAAGCCCGCGCTAAGGCCAAGACTCGCTCCTCCAGGGCTGGTCTGCAATTCCCAGTCGGCCGTGTTCACAGACTTCTTCGCAAAGGCAACTATGCAGAACGCGTCGGTGCTGGAGCTCCAGTGTATCTGGCCGCTGTGCTCGAGTATTTGACCGCTGAGATCCTGGAGTTGGCTGGAAACGCCGCTCGTGACAACAAGAAGACCCGTATCATCCCCAGACACCTTCAGCTGGCAGTGCGCAATGATGAGGAGCTGAACAAGCTTCTCGGTGGAGTGACCATCGCTCAGGGCGGTGTACTGCCCAACATCCAGGCTGTGTTGTTGCCCAAGAAAACCGAGAAAGCAGCCAAGAAGTAA